The DNA sequence GAAGGTGGACACATAGGCCAGGAGCGTCGCGCAGGGGAACACGAGCGCTTTGGTGTCGCCTCGCTGTCGCTCGATGCCGTTGACGCGGCAGATCACCTCGACACCGGCCTCCGGGTCGAGCTCGTCGGGGGTGACGACGACCGGACCGAGGGGGGTGGTCGCGTCCCAGGCCTTCCCCTGGAACCACTGCGGAGTGCGGCGCTGCCAGTCGCGCACGGAGATGTCGTTGGCGACCGTGTAGCCCGCGATTGCTCCGCGCGCCTGCGCCTGGTCGGCATTGCGCAGTTCGCGCCCGACGACCACGGCCAACTCGGCCTCCCAGTCGACCTCGACGCCGGCCGGGAGCCGGATGTCTTGGCCGTCGCCCGTCAGCGTGTCCGCATATTTGGCGAAGAGCGTCGGGTGGGAGGGGGTGTCGCGTCCGGTCTCGGCGATGTGGTCGCCGTAGTTGAGGCCGCAGCAGATGACCTTGCCCGGACGTGGCAGCGGCAGTGTCGGCGTGGCGTCGGCGAGCCGCGCGCCGGGCTGCCAGGCGACGTCGGCGGCCAGGAGGGCTGAGAGGTCAGCGGCGGGCAGCGCCCGCCAGGTCGTGCCGTCCTGGACCGCGGCGGTCGTGCCGTGGGGTGTGATGACTGTCGCAGCTCGCATATTGCAGTTCTCGCACGAACGTTGCACATCTGTCAATAGATGGTTAGCCTGCGGCGCATGAGCTCAGAGTTGACGCCACTGGCGGTGAACCCGGACACGCTGCCCGCGCCCCGTGGGTACTCCCACGGCACACTGAGCGGGAACACGCTCTACCTCGGCGGCCAGACCGCGCTCGACGCCGAGATGCGGATCGTCCCCGGCGGGATCGTCGCGCAGTTCCGCCAGGCGTTCGGCAACGTCCTGACCACGCTGCGGGCCTGCGGGGGTGTTCCCGGCGACCTCGTGTCGATCACGATCTTCCTGACGGACATCCCCGACTACCAGGCGCACGGACGCGAGATCGGCGCGGTGTGGCGTGAGCTGGCGGGGCCGGTCTACCCGGCGATGGCGGGCATCGGCGCCACGGGCCTGTGGCAGGCCGAGGCCCTCATCGAGATCATGGGGGTCGCCGTCATCCCCGACGAGCGGCTGATCCGCTCATGACGCCGGGCTGTCAGTCCCGGCACAACTGCACGGGCGTGCGGGCGAGCCGCGCCCCGAGCGCCTGACACGCCGAGTCGACCGCGGGGCTGGCGGCGAATCCGACCCACATGGCGATGGCGCCCGCGTCGCGCGGCGCCTGGCCGCTCGCCCACTCCGCGACCCAGCCGGTCAGCGCCCGGGCCAGCAGCTCGCCCGGGGCGCTCGCGGCGCCGCGGGGGCGGAGCAGGAGCGTCAGGCAGACGCCATCCGGCAGCTCGTCCAGCAGGAGCGCGCGGGCGACGGGGAGGTCGCGGTCGTCGACTTCGAGGTAGATCTGGCCGTACACCCACGGCGACGAGTGCTCCAGGACCATCACGATCCGCGGGATGTCGTGGAGGTCGCCTGCGAGCAGGACGTGGCGGTCGCCGGTGGGGGGCATGCGTTCCTTCGTCGAGCGCGGGCGCTGCGGGGCGGTGGTTCGCCCCGGGCTCGGACGCTCGTTCGTGCTGAGGTGTGCCTCACCTCAACACGGCGCGAGCCGTGGGCGCAAACTGCGCGGGCTGCTGGCGCGATCGGAGCGCCCCTATCATCGTCGGCATGTCGCTCGACGTGGCCGCCGCCCATCTCGCTCGCTTCGACATGGCCGACCGGATCCGGGTGACGCCGCAGTCGTCGGCGACGGTCGAGCTCGCCGCGGCGGCGTTCGGCGTCGAGCCGGCGCGCATCGCCAAGACTCTCAGCTTCCGCGGCGCCGAGCCGGGCACGGCGATCCTCGTGGTGCTGGCAGGCGACGCCCGGACACAGAACGCGGCCTTCCGCACGGCGTTCGGCGTCAAGGCGCGCATGCTCGGCGGCGACGAGGTCGAGGCGTTGACCGGCCACGCGCCGGGCGGCGTCTGCCCGTTCGGCAACCCGCCGTCGGCCGCCGTGTACCTCGACGAGTCACTGCGCCGGTACGAGACGGTCTTTCCCGCGTGCGGCAGCGCCAACTCGGCGATCGAGGTCACGCCCGACGAGCTCGAGCGCGTCACGGGCCACCACGGCTGGGTGTCTGTCGCCCAGTATCCGGGGCAGGCGGAGCACCCGGCGCCCTGACCAGCAGGCTGTCCGACGGCGGGCGCGAGGTGGGTGCCCGACGCGATCAGCGACGAGTGAGCGCGGCGGCGGCGAGCCCTCCTGGCGCGGTCACCCGTCGGCGCGGATCTCGCCCGGCGACCGATCGTTGCCTGCCACGCTCGTGGGTCTTGGGCGGGGCGGGTCGCGTCCGCCGTAACGTCGGCGTCGGGACCGCGGCGTGAGCGGCGGGCGGGCAGGAGGGACTGCCCGGTCCGGCGTGCGCCCGCGCGGCGCGTCCTGTTCTCGCACCTGGGTGCGGCGCGCGCGGGTGCTCTGCCGTCTGGAGGTAGCAGGATGAGGTTCGAAGGCAAGACCGCGCTGGTCACCGGGGCGGGATCAGGCATCGGCCGCGCTGTGGCGATCCGACTGGCCGCGGACGGCGCGACCGTCGCGGCGACCGACCTGGACCTCGAGGCGGCCCAGGCCACGCTCGCCATGGTCGAGCAGGCCGGGGGAGCGGGCATCGCGTTGCGACAGGACGTGGCCGACCCGGACGACGACCGCGACGTCGTCGAGGCCGTGGTGACCGCGTTCGGCGGCCTGCACCTGGCGGTCAACAACGCGGGCATCCCGGGCCCGAACCTGCCGATCGCCGACCTGCCGATCGCCGACTGGGACCGGGTCATCGGGATCGACCTGTCCGGGACCGCGTACTGCCTGCACTACGAGCTGCCGGCGATCATCGCCTCGGGCGGCGGCGCCATCGTGAACATGGCGTCAATCGCCGGGACGATCGCCGTGCCGCAGAACCCCGCCTACACGGCCGCCAAGCACGGCCTGGTGGGGCTCACCAAGGCCGTCGGGTCCGACTACGGGCGCTCGGGCGTGCGGGTCAACGCCGTCGGGCCGGGGTATATCGCGACGCCGCTGCTGACCGCGCTGCCGCAGGAGATCACGGCGGACGTCGCCGCGAAGCACGCGATGGGGCGGCTCGGCGAGCCCGAGGAGGTGGCCGACCTCGTGTCCTTCCTGTTGAGCGACGAGGCGTCGTTCATCACGGGCAGCTACCACCTGATCGACGGCGGGTACACGGCCGTGTGACGGCAGGGCGCGGCGGTCGGCCCCGACCGCCGCGCAACGTCGGCTGTGGCGGGTCAGTCGCCGAGGCTCTCACCGAGCACCCGCAGGACGGCGTCGCGCGCCCGCGCCGAGCGTCCGGAGCGCCGCTGGGCCACGAGCTCCACGAGCTGCTCGACGACGAGCGCCAGGGCCGCGCGCGAGGTGTGCAGCAGCTCGTCGCGGAAGGTGCCTCCCACCGGAGGAACGACCAGGGCCGTGTCCGCCAGGCGCACCAGCGGCGCGTCGGCGAACGACGTCACGGCGAGCACCTGGGCGCCCGCGTCCCGCGCGTCCGCCGCGGCCGCGAGCGTGGGCCGGCTCGACCCGGAGCCCGACAACACCAGGCAGACCGACGACGCCGTGAGCTGGCGGGCCGCGATCTGCTGCGCGAGCGGGTCGGGCACGAACTCGCACGGCCGGCCTGCCGCGCCGAGCCGCATTGCGGCGTCGTACCCCAGCGGCATCGACAGCCCCGCCGCGACGACGACGACACGTTCGGCCTCGTCAAGCGCGGCGACCGCGGCGGTCACCTGCTGCTCGGTCAGCACCGACGTCACGCGCGACAGCCCACGCGCGAACTCCTCGACCGCCGCGCGCAGCGCGCCGACAGCCGTGCCATCGCCGGTCGAGGCCTCGGCCGGCGGAGCGAAAGCGAGCTCGCGGGCGACGGCGACGCGCAACTGCGGGTAGCCGTCGTACCCGAGCGTGCGCGCGGTGCGCACGACCGACGCGCGCCCGACGCCCGCGTGGTCGGCGAGCTGCTGCGCGGTGCGCTCGACGGCCCCGGCCAGGTCCGCTGCGATCGCGTCGGCCACGCGCCGCTCGCTGGGCTGCAGCGCGGGCGCCAGCGCGGCGATGCGCGCCGACGGCGGGGCGTCATCCGGTCCGTTCCACGACACGTGCGCGGGCCCCCTTCGTGATCCGTCGGCGGATGGCGCCGGAGACGGCGTCGATCGCCATGGTCACCACGACGACCACGACGACCAGCACGCCCACGGCGTCCCACTGACGGTACTGGGTGTACCCCGTCAGCAGGTCGCCGACGCCGCCCACACCGATGACCCCGAGGATCGCCGAGGTGCGCACGTTGATCTCGAACCGGTACAGCGCGAGCGACGCGAGCTCGGGCGCGGCGGCGGGCCACAGGCCCCAGCGCACGATCGCGGAGCGCGTCCCCCCGGCGGCGCGCACGGCCTCGGCGACGCCGTCGGGCAGGGCCTCGATCGTCTCGAAGGTCCATTTGGCATGCGTGCCGACCCCGCCGATCGCGAGGGCGAGCGCGCCGGTGAACGGCGTCAGGCCGGTGACCGTGAGGATGACGATCGCGATGACCACCTCGGGCACCGCGCGCAGCACGGCGAACAGCGCGCGCAGCGGCAGGCGCAGCCACCCCGGTCCGACCCCGCGGGCCGCGGCGAGGCCGAGCGCCGTCGCCACGACGACGCCGGCCAGCGCCCCGGCCCACGCCATCTGGACCGACACCCAGGTCTGCGCCAGCGCGTAGGGCAGACGCGACCAGTCGGGGTCGGCGAACATCAGCCACAGGTAGTGCGCCACCGCGCTCGGCAGCCCCGGCAAAGCCGACCAGTCCAGGCGCAGGTGCAGCGCCGCGCCGAGCACCACAGCCGCGGTGGCGGCCTGCGCGGCCCGCACGCCGCGTCGGCGCGGGCGCGGCGGGGCGGCGACGTCGGCGCCGGTGGGCGCAAGGACGGCGGTCACCGCAGCCTCGCGCGCAGCGCGCTGGAGGCCGCCTCGATGAGCACGACGACGACCAGGATCTCAAGGATGACCGTCGCGAGGGCGTCGTAGCGGTAGAAGCCGCGCAGCTCGTCGATGAGCCGGCCGATCCCACCCGCGCCCACGAGCCCGAGCACCGACGAGACACGGACGTTGAGCTCAAGGGAGTACAGGACCTGGCTCGCGTAGGCGGGCCAGGTCTGTGGCACGGCGAGCAGACGGTTGACCTGCGCCTGCGTGCCGCCCGCGGCGTGCCCGGCCTCCAGGTAGGCGGCGTCGGCCGCCTCGATCGCCTCCGAGACGAGCTTGACGACGACGCCCAGGTCGAACAGCACGAGGGTGATCACCCCGGGCAGGGCGCCGACGCCGACCATGGCCACCAGGAGGGTCGCGTACACCAGGTCGGGCACGGCGCGCACGACGTTGAGGGCCGCGCGCACCACGTGCCGCGCCCGGCCAGGGTGGGTCGGGCGCGCGGCCCACATCGCGATCGGCAGGGCGAGGGCGGCGGCCACCGCCGCGCCGAGGACGGCGACCTCGAGCGTCTCGAGCAGCGGGCGGACGGTGCGCGGCAGGATCGACAGGTCGGGGCGCAGCAGGGCGGCCACGCGGCTGGCC is a window from the Xylanimonas ulmi genome containing:
- a CDS encoding YbaK/EbsC family protein, which encodes MSLDVAAAHLARFDMADRIRVTPQSSATVELAAAAFGVEPARIAKTLSFRGAEPGTAILVVLAGDARTQNAAFRTAFGVKARMLGGDEVEALTGHAPGGVCPFGNPPSAAVYLDESLRRYETVFPACGSANSAIEVTPDELERVTGHHGWVSVAQYPGQAEHPAP
- a CDS encoding SDR family NAD(P)-dependent oxidoreductase, which produces MRFEGKTALVTGAGSGIGRAVAIRLAADGATVAATDLDLEAAQATLAMVEQAGGAGIALRQDVADPDDDRDVVEAVVTAFGGLHLAVNNAGIPGPNLPIADLPIADWDRVIGIDLSGTAYCLHYELPAIIASGGGAIVNMASIAGTIAVPQNPAYTAAKHGLVGLTKAVGSDYGRSGVRVNAVGPGYIATPLLTALPQEITADVAAKHAMGRLGEPEEVADLVSFLLSDEASFITGSYHLIDGGYTAV
- a CDS encoding MurR/RpiR family transcriptional regulator, with amino-acid sequence MSWNGPDDAPPSARIAALAPALQPSERRVADAIAADLAGAVERTAQQLADHAGVGRASVVRTARTLGYDGYPQLRVAVARELAFAPPAEASTGDGTAVGALRAAVEEFARGLSRVTSVLTEQQVTAAVAALDEAERVVVVAAGLSMPLGYDAAMRLGAAGRPCEFVPDPLAQQIAARQLTASSVCLVLSGSGSSRPTLAAAADARDAGAQVLAVTSFADAPLVRLADTALVVPPVGGTFRDELLHTSRAALALVVEQLVELVAQRRSGRSARARDAVLRVLGESLGD
- the phnE gene encoding phosphonate ABC transporter, permease protein PhnE translates to MTAVLAPTGADVAAPPRPRRRGVRAAQAATAAVVLGAALHLRLDWSALPGLPSAVAHYLWLMFADPDWSRLPYALAQTWVSVQMAWAGALAGVVVATALGLAAARGVGPGWLRLPLRALFAVLRAVPEVVIAIVILTVTGLTPFTGALALAIGGVGTHAKWTFETIEALPDGVAEAVRAAGGTRSAIVRWGLWPAAAPELASLALYRFEINVRTSAILGVIGVGGVGDLLTGYTQYRQWDAVGVLVVVVVVVTMAIDAVSGAIRRRITKGARARVVERTG
- the phnE gene encoding phosphonate ABC transporter, permease protein PhnE, with protein sequence MTARLAVPPRPRTWPRTLAALGVVGAVTVVALTPALGGIDVDLGAIARNWHFGASRVAALLRPDLSILPRTVRPLLETLEVAVLGAAVAAALALPIAMWAARPTHPGRARHVVRAALNVVRAVPDLVYATLLVAMVGVGALPGVITLVLFDLGVVVKLVSEAIEAADAAYLEAGHAAGGTQAQVNRLLAVPQTWPAYASQVLYSLELNVRVSSVLGLVGAGGIGRLIDELRGFYRYDALATVILEILVVVVLIEAASSALRARLR
- a CDS encoding RidA family protein; translated protein: MSSELTPLAVNPDTLPAPRGYSHGTLSGNTLYLGGQTALDAEMRIVPGGIVAQFRQAFGNVLTTLRACGGVPGDLVSITIFLTDIPDYQAHGREIGAVWRELAGPVYPAMAGIGATGLWQAEALIEIMGVAVIPDERLIRS
- a CDS encoding fumarylacetoacetate hydrolase family protein, which encodes MRAATVITPHGTTAAVQDGTTWRALPAADLSALLAADVAWQPGARLADATPTLPLPRPGKVICCGLNYGDHIAETGRDTPSHPTLFAKYADTLTGDGQDIRLPAGVEVDWEAELAVVVGRELRNADQAQARGAIAGYTVANDISVRDWQRRTPQWFQGKAWDATTPLGPVVVTPDELDPEAGVEVICRVNGIERQRGDTKALVFPCATLLAYVSTFTTLRPGDVLLTGTPGGVGIGMTPPALLADGDVVETEVTGIGVLTNTIRLA